Sequence from the Bryobacteraceae bacterium genome:
GCCGCTGTTCCTCGATTGATCCAAATCAGTTTCATTTCCTATTCGCCGTGAATACAGGCGGCCGGACGGGAGCGCCGCTGATCATTTGGCGTATTTCCTCGAGATCGGCCAAGAATTGGTCACCGCTGACCGTCAGATATCGCCAACCGCTAAACGAGTCGGAATCGTCCGCGCGCGCCAAATCCAGCGCTATGCGCAGATAGCCTTCCGCTTGTTCGATGTGTCCGCAAGCCCAGGCAGCGATCGAAAGGCACTGAACAAGATTCTTTGTTCTGGGTTCTCGCGCGTCGGCGAGTTGGAGTGCACGTTCGAACAAGTCCTTCGGCGGCTGTCCGGTCTGACCCCATTCGGCCATTCCGAAATTGAACGCATCGGTCATTTCCGCGCTCTGAGGATCAGGACGTCCCGAACGGAACTCAGCCATCGCCTCTTTGAACTTTCCCTGCCCGATGAGGCACAGAAGCAAACTATTCGATGGATTCGACCCAGGCCTTCGATCCTCCCGTCGAATAAAATTCTCCAGCGCAGGTAGGGCCTCGCGCCGGATCAGCATCCGGTCGAGCAAATGCGCCCTTCCTTGGGGACCCAGAGTTTGGAACACTGGTGATTCCCGAAGCAGTTCAACGGACGGAGGATGGATCCGCACAAAGAGCCTGGCGGCGCGCATCAGCTCAAAATAGTCACAAGTCGAATGCCGGATAGCGTCGTGGGCCGATTGATGAGCCCCTTGTAGGTCGCCACGACGGTGGGCAGCCTCGGCAAGATCTAGCATCTTGTCAGCGCCGCGATAGCCCAAGGCCTCCGACTCTGAAAAGAGAGCCGCCGCCTGCGTCGCGAAGTGCATTCGTTGGGCCAACTTGCCAAGCCAATGAATGACTTCTCCGTCGCTCAAGTGATATCTCCTGATAATTTCCAAGGTTCGATCCGTAACGTCACGGCCAGTTCCGAATGCTTTAAGGAGGCGTAGGGCTACGTCGCGATCGTGATAGTTTCGAGCAGTAATCACCTCCGTGAGATAGCGATACTCGTCGGCAAGTCCGCTTCGCGGACGTTCCAGAACGAAA
This genomic interval carries:
- a CDS encoding ParA family protein; this encodes MYVITFYSFKGGVGRSLALANVAVDLAQHGKRVLLVDFDLEAPGLDAFKPLRPKRLSPGIVEFVTTYIETGVSPDAAQFICEAADTANVTGEMLVMPSGLRNKTYSGRLGDIDWQKLYRQQEGYLLFEDLRAQWDKLGVDYVLVDSRTGHTDVAGICTRQLPNAVAICFLPNEENLSGLETIVEEIRNETQVPRQIELYFIAACIPRLDDDENILSRRFQDAGRRLGFERPDCIIHRYDNLALLDNSIFVLERPRSGLADEYRYLTEVITARNYHDRDVALRLLKAFGTGRDVTDRTLEIIRRYHLSDGEVIHWLGKLAQRMHFATQAAALFSESEALGYRGADKMLDLAEAAHRRGDLQGAHQSAHDAIRHSTCDYFELMRAARLFVRIHPPSVELLRESPVFQTLGPQGRAHLLDRMLIRREALPALENFIRREDRRPGSNPSNSLLLCLIGQGKFKEAMAEFRSGRPDPQSAEMTDAFNFGMAEWGQTGQPPKDLFERALQLADAREPRTKNLVQCLSIAAWACGHIEQAEGYLRIALDLARADDSDSFSGWRYLTVSGDQFLADLEEIRQMISGAPVRPPVFTANRK